One Solanum pennellii chromosome 10, SPENNV200 genomic region harbors:
- the LOC107001571 gene encoding uncharacterized protein LOC107001571: MSRFLTGITKDLEEECRAAVLHDNMDLTRLMVHVQQMEDNQKKRGPRLKKEQQSLGNSNFQRSTTPRGGRHDPKKRNGGDMQRRRMNNATCSRAHSGEYKKGTNSYFGRGRGGHMGKDCPQNRGKAGGNAQPRPNPQGAAASEPPKRNMFYSLKGREEQEKSTDVVTGSMPSFVTRLLALTFEILPEVLHDHVVVVHL, translated from the exons atgagtaggttcctcacaggaatcaccAAAGATCTAGAGGAGGAGTGTCGAGCTGCGGTGCTccacgataacatggacctgacaaggttgatggtgcatgtccaacAGATGGAGGACAATCAGAAGAAGAGGGGC CCCAGATTAAAAAAGGAGCAACAGAGTTTAGGGAACTCTAATTTccagaggagtacaacacctagaggtGGCAGACACGACCCCAAGAAGCGCAATGGAGGCGATATGCAGCGTCGCAGAATGAACAATGCTACGTGTAGTcgtgctcacagtggagagtacAAAAAGGGTACTAATTCCTATTTTGGTCGTGGTAGGGGTGGGCACATGGGTAAGGATTGCCCACAGAACAGGGGtaaggctggaggtaatgctcagcctaggcctaatccacagggtGCAGCAGCATCCGAACCACCTAAGAGGAACATGTTCTACTccctgaagggcagggaggagcaaGAGAAGTCcactgatgtggtcacag GGTCTATGCCTTCCTTTGTAACTCGTTtacttgctctcacttttgagatattgcctgaagttctgcatgatcatGTAGTggtagtacacctttag